A DNA window from Mytilus edulis chromosome 14, xbMytEdul2.2, whole genome shotgun sequence contains the following coding sequences:
- the LOC139503374 gene encoding uncharacterized protein, with product MPGSGPKYYPCVLCNKRTKSHERRSINKSVAKYLKKNFSITHKQEDKICNTCRHKYYVQETRQSSVVQHILSDDEEYAPPAKRRSTVLSSPPSVSLSIPSTSKSHSYCFMCKKPGPKLIVVPSQARFSAFLKKEVIIPAGCRCCPGHLTEDNFTEDAISKINCTNDNVILNRSSIMDLLKKLRYTALQNEQSRIDFDTDKVLSDSDFINLTGINKDNFNDLHSYIKNTVRNTPTRSTRTSLGIFLFKLKSGISNKVLSTIFNISRSSLRRAISCVRQALVKNFVPENLGFNHISHDDVVNLHTRPLAQTLFGDGTNTQAILVLDGTYMYIQKSGNFLFQRRSYILHKGRPLVKPMVVVTTTGYFVTVLGPYLADCKNNDAAILKHMFNTNVEDIKEWVQDDDIFVVDRGFRDSLELLDDLGIKAQMPSFLTKGQKQMTTDEANASRLVTKVCTPTAKIL from the coding sequence ATGCCTGGAAGCGGTCCAAAGTATTACCCGTGCGTTCTATGCAATAAAAGGACTAAATCACATGAAAGAAGATCAATCAATAAATCTGTAGCAAAGTATTTGAAGAAGAATTTTTCGATAACACATAAACAAGAAGACAAAATATGCAATACGTGTAGGCACAAATACTATGTTCAGGAAACCAGACAATCCTCTGTTGTACAGCACATACTATCTGACGATGAAGAGTATGCTCCACCAGCAAAACGTAGATCTACTGTTTTATCCAGTCCACCATCAGTATCTCTTTCAATACCTTCTACATCAAAAAGCCATTCATACTGTTTCATGTGCAAAAAGCCTGGACCAAAGCTAATTGTTGTTCCATCACAAGCAAGATTTTCTGCATTTCTTAAGAAAGAGGTTATAATTCCTGCAGGATGTCGCTGTTGTCCGGGACATTTGACGGAAGATAATTTTACAGAAGATGCAATAAGTAAAATAAACTGTACCAATGATAATGTCATCCTTAACAGATCTTCAATTATGGATCTTTTGAAGAAGTTAAGATACACAGCCTTACAAAATGAACAATCAAGAATTGACTTTGATACAGATAAAGTTTTATCTGACTCTGACTTTATCAATTTAACCGGTATAAATAAGGACAACTTTAATGATCTTCATTCCTACATCAAAAATACAGTAAGAAATACACCTACACGAAGCACAAGAACTTCTCTTGgaattttcctttttaaattaaaatctggAATTTCAAATAAAGTGCTATCTACCATTTTCAACATATCTAGATCAAGTTTACGCCGAGCCATTTCATGTGTCAGACAAGCTCTAGTTAAGAATTTCGTACCCGAAAATTTGGGTTTTAATCACATCAGCCATGATGATGTCGTTAATCTGCACACACGACCACTAGCTCAGACTTTATTTGGGGATGGAACAAACACACAGGCTATATTAGTGCTTGATGGCACCTATATGTATATCCAAAAAAGcggaaattttctttttcaaagacGATCATATATTTTACACAAGGGACGACCGCTTGTTAAACCAATGGTAGTTGTTACTACTACAGGGTACTTTGTGACTGTTCTTGGACCATACTTGGCCGACTGCAAAAATAATGATGCGGCAATCCTCAAACATATGTTTAACACAAATGTAGAAGATATCAAAGAATGGGTACAAGACGATGATATATTTGTCGTTGACAGAGGATTCAGGGACTCATTGGAGCTTCTTGATGATTTGGGGATAAAGGCACAGATGCCAAGCTTTTTAACGAAAGGCCAAAAACAGATGACAACAGATGAAGCCAATGCAAGCAGATTAGTTACTAAGGTTTGTACCCCTACAGCCAAAATACTGTAG
- the LOC139503628 gene encoding trypsin-like translates to MLLQLQKPLKFGSTISKIDLDTDIGKNYTGDLCTITGWGRNGEGNSPDRLQIVSMPAVNNEYCGTANFFDETYWNNILCLQEIGKDSCTGDSGGPVICNNDKKLAGTLSFGLGCNQTTPSVHTRISRYLDWIKDTVNTKNKKNKKDKKTKKNTKAKGKKSNSNKKNKN, encoded by the exons ATGCTACTGCAGCTCCAGAAACCACTTAAATTCGGATCTACCATCAGTAAAATCGACCTTGACACTGATATAGGCAAAAATTATACAGGAGACTTGTGCACAATAACAGGATGGGGACGAAACGGTg AGGGGAATTCACCCGATCGTCTGCAAATAGTTTCTATGCCTGCAGTCAATAATGAATACTGTGGAACTGCTAATTTCTTTGATGAGACGTATTGGAATAACATTCTTTGTCTTCAGGAGATTGGAAAGGATTCATGTACT GGTGATAGTGGTGGACCAGTGATTTGCAATAACGATAAAAAGTTAGCAGGAACACTATCATTTGGGCTAGGATGTAATCAGACTACACCAAGTGTTCATACAAGAATTTCTAGATACTTAGATTGGATCAAAGACACAGTTAATACGAAAAATAAGAAGAATAAGAAAGAtaagaaaaccaagaaaaatacgAAGGCGAAGGGGAAAAAAAGcaacagtaataaaaaaaataaaaattga